The Vigna unguiculata cultivar IT97K-499-35 chromosome 11, ASM411807v1, whole genome shotgun sequence genomic sequence AACAAAAGAAACGAAAAGTCTTCGTAATTATGATTAACTGAACAACCATAGAGAACCTTTCTCATCAAAACGCACACAAATTACTTTTTTCCCCCCCTAAGTTTGTATAGGTCACAATTAATCTTATTACTTTTTGTTGTAGATTGGACAATTATCCCGTGACTGAAATTAGGTGGACCAAGTCACAATTCAAGTGAGATTCCTAGTAAGATAATTGCTGAGGAAAAAAATGGTTACAAGTGACATCAATTGTTCCATGTCAGAGCCAAGTGGATTAAGTCATAATCGAATAAATTGTGGCGCTTAGACTTATGTTACACTCTTAAATGAAAAGAGTTGCATTCTGACTAATAACTATAACTTTTGACCTAGTAATAAACGCTCGATCctaatattatttaacaattgaacGATTACAAAACTGATTTTGTAAGATAATGTTTAAAGTTTAATTCAACAAAAACTAACTTGAAAAATATATAGTGCAGATTGTTTTTAGTGGATTTGGAACTAACAACATGAATTATTCACAAAAAATATCCACACTCAGTtgaaaatttaaactaattaatcgttccattagttaaaaatacgtttttttttatgtaattaatttgtttttgcgTGCAAGTAGCTAGtatatagaaaacaaagaaaatggtAATAAAGCAAAAGTTTAATAATTGTCTTTAGCTAAAAGCATACAGAAAAGTGCATTGCATTCAAAAGTTAAAGTAGACGAgataataaaaacaatgctTAGACTGTTAAAGAATGgccaaataaataataaaggtATAGAAGATTTCCAAAGGAATGaaagtttaattaaatgatGACAAAATAATACTGCCAGTGCACAAGAGACTGCAAGAATCTTACTCACCAGAAAATAATCACAAATGTTTAGTTTTGAATTTAGTTTctctgtttgtttttttttactattttcctACCAtgctttcaaaatattttgatacctattgattttaaaattttaaaatatattataaagatattgaaaatattaatatagtatattttatatgtttaataaaaaaatagtaaaaaatctAAACtcattagttttatatatagttttaatatattttctcgTTTTAGTTCCTGGAGATATTTCAAATCCATAACTTCGGAAGAACATCATTTCATTAAAAGgatgtaaaatatttaacgGATTAAGCAAAAAAgctgaagaaagaaagaaggttGTCTACTCATCTcacaatattttacatattttcaatcaaatgatttttttttctaaggaTGTTAAAAAGGATGTTAAGACTgtgattaaatataattttaatatttatttatataaatacacatatacaaataaaattttaaatttaaataaataaataaataaataaaaaagtggtGAATAAACCCACCAACCTGTCTTCTGGCACAACACATTACAACAGGTCGGATTCTCACTCCTAATTTCTTCTTATCtctcaaatgaaaaataaaaaaatacaataaaaatagtttCGCATTACTTTTTCGCAAAACCTAGTTTAATATTACTTCCAatttaatgaatatatattatcagcaaaatattttgtattgcACGACTTCTATTGTGGTTATTATCACAATAATTAAACTTGTTTTTTCACGCAGTcaaaatagttaacatttttacatataataGTTTAGTTAGGTTATGGTGTTAAAAAGTTGacaacattaatatatattgtttttagttttattttactttattcattattttcttgATCTTACATAGAACAGCAATATGAATATACTATTTGGGTTTGATAGTTTGATGATGCTTTCTTGCCATATGAAAAAGTTGATCCAAGTATGACcaatcttaataaaaattaatttattttttttgccaaaaatatatttggcccacttcttttcttctttaaaaagactaatttctaagagaaaaatatttttttaactcaatctGTTTTTTAGTGAGTTCaccctttaaaaaataaaaacaatagtaaccGCAATTtgctgaaagaaaaaaaaattgcataatgTGGGCATGATAAAAAAAACGATACTCACGTAACAACGGCGAAGATAATAAGTTTTCTGGTCCGGTGGAGAACGATCTGGGCTGATCCATttacaagataaaaataagagaatttcttcttgcaccttcacattttttttattgtacttCCATAAAggtaaaaagttaaatttatctttatcttattcttttatcttttttcacaTTAGGAATTGTGCAATTTGTAacataatttacatttttattagtttCCAAATTTTCATTACGAATCatgtaatttgaaatataaatttatattaggaATTTTGCAATCcagaatttatataaattactcAATTCGGGATATAATTACAACAGGAACAGGagtataattgaaattttaaaagtatacgGGGTGTAGGAGGAAAATATAGGGGTGCGGGAAGAAATTCCCTTCTAGGAAGCCCATCATAATAAGTCACTTAAGCATAAAAGCACCACTAGTTAGCACAAATTTGACATTACCTTTGTGAGTCACAGTCCAACTCGAACACGCAACCAAAGCGGAAGCCCACACCTcccttcctctctctctctctctatatatatctCAAACCTCGCTTCACTCTGTCCACAACTACCTCCTTCAAGAACTCAAACCTCGAACCCTAAGCTTTCTCTCGGGTTCagtttttatttctctttgttCCGCGAAACCCTAGGGTCATTTTTTAGATCTATCTCCATCTCTCCTTTCCGATCCAAACTTTTGTTCGTAATTCGTATTCGATTAGCGATTAAGGATGGTTTCCGACGCTAGCAAGAAGAAGGCTGCACAGAAGAAGGCCGCCGCCGCCGCTAAAAGAGGTGGAAAGGCCGCCGCCGCTGCCGTCGTCGCTGCTGCATCTTCCAAAGCTGCCGATAAGGCCGCCAACGGAATCGCCGATATGCATATATCGGATCGGACCTGTACCGGAGTTCTCTGTTCACATCCTCTTTCCAGAGATATTCGAGTGAGTAACACTAACCGTGACTGCTGTGATTACATAGTTATACATGAATCTCTTTGTTGTAGGGAATTCTCTCGTAATATAGAAtcgtttttgtaaaattgatgaaaaaactaataacacaaatttattttagttatatcaTCTATCAGACAGATATTTATGTTATGCTAGGTTTTTTTCTGAACTCTATTCCTAATGTTTGATGATACTCTACCAGGCAGCAAAATGTTTAGCAATTTAGCGCTTAGATTTTTTCGTTTACACTTTTAATAAGAAGTTCTGCCTTGGTTTctgaaaagcacaaaaatctgCGAAGAGctttcattaaatatatatattcgaTTTAGTCTATACGTTTTTTAGAGCAAAGTTTACAGAAGACCTAACATTATTGACGCACTTGTTGCCTGCATCCTTATAGCGGTCATAATCTATCTTGATAATGTGTAAGTTTTCTAGAATGTGGTAGACATTCCCGGTTTAGTGAGTCTTACTTGTAGCTTATTGTTGCTAGCGTGCGTGCACGTATTTGAGCGCCTAGCTGGGCAGTTGGGTCTGTAGCTTGGCTATTCTACCATGTTGCCATGGTTCTCCTTTGTGAATGTAACCAAATACTCACCCATTACAAACCCTTCTGAGGTAGGTAATGTTGTGCAGCAAATGGACATTTCTACcatattaattataactttgtTAATGCTGATAATGATTAATGTTTTGTATTGATGGGATTGGTCATGTTTTCTTAAATTGCAGATAGAGTCTTTATCTGTTACATTCCATGGACATGATCTCATTGTTGATTCTGAACTGGAGCTTAATTATGGAAGGTTTGTTATCCTTACCCTTACTTGTCCACATGTGATGCGTTGCATATATTCGTCACTTCAATTTTTACCATTGATTGTGATTGCTTTGGATTTCTTTCAGGCGTTATGGTTTACTTGGATTAAATGGTTGTGGAAAATCTACACTGCTTACAGCCATTGGTCAGCGGGAACTTCCAATTCCTGAACATATGGATATCTATCACCTTACCCGGGAGATTGAAGCCTCTGACATGTCTGCATTGGAAGCTGTCATAAGCTGTGATGAGGAAAGGTTGAAATTGGAGAAAGAAGCTGAAATTTTGGCTGCACAGGTTTGTTgaagtaattatttttctagATTCTGtgcctttttgttttttaattttgtaggcTTTCTAACTTGTTTGAGAAATCATGGTTCTAGGATGATGGAGGTGGTGAGTCCCTGGAACGTGTTTATGAGCGATTGGATGCCTTAGACGCAGCAACTGCAGAAAAACGTGCTGCGGAAATCTTATATGGTCTTGGCTTTGACAAGCAAATGCAGGCAAAAAAGACACGTGATTTTTCTGGTGGTTGGAGAATGAGAATTGCATTAGCTCGAGCTCTATTTATGAACCCAACCATTCTTCTACTCGATGAACCAACCAATCACCTTGGTATACTCTCTACCTTGGCAATTGTCCATCTTAGGCCTTTTTGGCATATTCAGTTATTTGATTTAGTTATATTGAATTTGGTGTATGCATTTTGTTCCACgcttattgttgttattattgctGCCTCTTTTGGAATTTTCTACCAGCTtgttcttaaaattttttaaatctgTTTGCAGATTTGGAAGCTTGTGTGTGGCTGGAGGAGAGTTTGAAGAAGTTTGAACGTATTCTTGTTGTGATTTCACACTCTCAGGACTTTCTTAATGGTGTCTGCACAAATATTATCCACATGCAAAGCAAAAAACTGAAGCTCTATACTGGTAACTATGATCAATATGTTCAGACTCGTTCTGAGCTAGAAGAGAACCAGATGAA encodes the following:
- the LOC114169064 gene encoding ABC transporter F family member 1 isoform X1, whose amino-acid sequence is MVSDASKKKAAQKKAAAAAKRGGKAAAAAVVAAASSKAADKAANGIADMHISDRTCTGVLCSHPLSRDIRIESLSVTFHGHDLIVDSELELNYGRRYGLLGLNGCGKSTLLTAIGQRELPIPEHMDIYHLTREIEASDMSALEAVISCDEERLKLEKEAEILAAQDDGGGESLERVYERLDALDAATAEKRAAEILYGLGFDKQMQAKKTRDFSGGWRMRIALARALFMNPTILLLDEPTNHLDLEACVWLEESLKKFERILVVISHSQDFLNGVCTNIIHMQSKKLKLYTGNYDQYVQTRSELEENQMKQYKWEQEQIASMKEYIARFGHGSAKLARQAQSKEKTLAKMERGGLAEKVVRDKVLVFRFTDVGKLPPPVLQFVEVSFGYTPDNLIYKNIDFGVDLDSRVALVGPNGAGKSTLLKLMTGDLMPSDGMVRRHNHLRIAQYHQHLAEKLDLDMSALQFMIKEYPGNEEEKMRAAIGKFGLSGKAQVMPMKNLSDGQRSRVIFAWLAWRQPQMLLLDEPTNHLDIETIDSLAEALNEWDGGLVLVSHDFRLINQVAHEIWVCANQSVTRWEGGIMEFKAHLKAKAGLSD